GTATGAAAATGCCATAAAATAGGAATGCTCAGGTGGCGTTTCAAGACGAATGCGAAGCGGACGGCATTGCAGGGTATTCGAACTAGATAGTATAAAAGCCCGGTGGCTGCACATTATTGACGTGCAGTCATCGGGTGTTTTTGTTGAAACCATTTATTGATTCGGAAATTAATCAAGCCAAAAAACTCACTTTCAACGCCAGCAGCGTCTAGAGATAAATCATTGGTCATAATTACAAGTGCATAGGCAGGCTGCCCGTTTTGATAAAAGAGGCCAATATCATGGAAATACGCATCAAGGTGACCGTATTTGGCTGCCATGTTTTCATTAACGTAACGCTTCATCAACCAATCTTCTTGTGAATCCATCATAATATCGACAATATCGTCGTAAATTTTAGAGGAACCAACGCGAATAAGAATTCCTTCGAGTACACGAGCATTCACCATATTGAATTCATACAGTGACATATCGTCGATGTCTGCGCCACTAAATAATAATAAATCTTCGTGATAGTTACCGAAATTTCGATAATAATAATCTGTTAATAAATTCCACGCAGTGTTATCAGAATTATGTAACATTTCGTAGATTAAGTCTGAAATCGGATAGCTTGCTTGAATATCACCATTGGTAATATTTCCTCCGCCCTCTTCAAAAAGTGCTTCGTTATAGGGAATCTGAGTGTCAGGCGTTAAGTATCCATCGCTGATTAGATTGGTGTAAAGAGCAGCAGTACCTACTTTTGATGTGCTGGCAGCTAACATTGGTTGCCATTCATTGAGATAGTGATGTTCTTCGTTTAAAAAATCATAGTAGGCGATTGAAACATTATCAGTATTGTATCCTAACTCTTTAACGGTTTCTGAAATAATCTGCTCAAAACTTTTACCATTGACAGCGTATTTAGTGTCATAATTCTTATTTTCTGCTGCGTAAGCAGAGTGGTTTGGTAGTATCGTGATGACGATGATACACACCGTGATTAATAAGTGAAAAAAGCGACGCGCCATTTAATATCCCCCAACTATCCTATTTGAAGTATTAAGTTATTCAACTCTCTATTTGAAAAGTATAGCACAAATTTTTCAGATTAAAAGTAGTTTTAGGAGGATATTTTTGTGCTAGGAAAGAGAGGAAGGGGGAGTTGCATCCCTACTCATCTATCTCTTCTTGGTCAGCGAGTTGTAGCGATAGCACATCGGTAATTTCAATTTGATAATAGTGCCTATCTGCACGTAACCCAATGAACGCAGGAGTTAGGTGAATAATCTCTCCGGTATGCAAGGTCTCCTTTAGTATAATGGTAACACGTAAGTGGTGAATGTACGCCTGCGATAGTAACAATAGTTTTTCATCCAAAGCCATACTATGAGTAAATTTGATAGTATGGCCATTATCGCAGTGGAGTGCTGACGTGTGTTCCGACAGAAAAAATCCCATCCATTTAGCCATTTTGCGATCTGCGTATAAACGTGCAGATTTAAAAGGTAAGTAGCTACGATTAATCATTAGTTTAATCCATCCAATCCCCCTGCGGAATGGCCCCCAATGAGCTGACTACGCGTTCTAACACGAGAATTTTCCAGTAGCGAAGTAGCTTTTTGAACAGCTAGTCCACCGAAACGTTGTCGAATAGTGTCAATGGTACGTTCTAGGCGTTCCGTACGTTTAATTTCATCAGGGTCATCCCACAAAGTGTAATAAGTATATTGTTCATCAATCAATCCAGCATAACGAATTCCGATACTACGAACGCCGTGTCCATTATAATGTTTACGAAATAATGTTAATACATGATTCACTAGTACTTTCGTTTGTTGTGTTGGGTCGATTGTTATTTGTGCGCGTAAACTTTTTTCTTTGTCAGCGTAACCGATATAAATCGCGACATTCGTCGTTTTTTTATGGATACGGCGAATGCGAATAGCTACTTGTTCTGCCATTTCCGCTAGGACAACTTCAATGTCTTTTTGACGATAATAATTTTTCGGTAAAATCTGTGAATTGCCTAAGCCTTTCGCTTTAGGGCGATAGGGTTCAAGCACATTACTTTCGTCAACCCCATTAGCATGGAACCACAATTGTAGACCGATAACCCCTAGATGATGTTGTAAAACATCAGGATTAGCGTTAGCTAAGTCACGTATCGAATAAATTTTTAATTTGTTGAGACGCACTTCCGTTCGCTTGCCGATGCCCCAAAAATCTGTCATTTGTTTGATATTCCATACCTTTGATTCGACATCTTCGTATGACCAATTAGCACGCATCGTCGCATTTTTTTTGGCTTCATTATCGAGTGCGAGTTTGGCTAATAATGGATTGGCATTACTCATACCTACAGTGGAATAAATACCCGTTGCGTTCCAAATCGCGATTTGGATTTTTCTAGAAAGTTTATCTAAGCGCTCACGGCGTGATTCATCTAAATTGCGTTCGAAATAATCAAGTGAACGTGTTAAATCGATAAAGCCTTCATCAATAGAGTACGGAAGAATTTCATCTCTAGGAGCAAAATTTTCAAGCACTGACTGAATTTGTAGATTTCGTTCAATATATAGTCCCATGCGTGGTGGGACAATCAGTGTGTGCCGCGCCGCTACGAAAAATATAAATCAATATTATCATTTCTTATTTTTATTACGTAACACCTTTCGGGTATCACTTCCTGTTTCTTCGTGTCCAATCTCGGTAGGAGTATGCTCCACACCTACTGTTATTTAATATAACACTTCACAGGTTTAAACTCCCCAGTAGCGATGGGTACTGATATCTTTTTATATCATTTGTAAATAACAAGCTTGTAAATTCCTAGCAGCATTGAAGTCTATTCTTTTGGTAATTGTTACCAGAACCAATATCTTTAACAACATCAAATTGATACCTTTTAGTGTAAGCATAGGTTTTCAAGTGTTCAATTAGTGTTTCTAAATCATCCGATTGACTACGAATGGATACTCTCGCATAGAGTATTACTCGTTCTGCTCGTTTGTCTGTCGTTAACTTTCCAGTTAGTTCTAACACTTGTTCAGTAGAATAATACCTTGTTCATGTCTTAGTTATATGAGCGAGTATTCTTTTACCTTGTTCATGTAATTTCCACAAGTGATGAGGGGTTATTCCGACTTCTTTTGCGAATTTATCAATTGAAATCAGTACCATCAGTATTCATTCTTTCACTTTATTGTTAAGAATAATGTACCGCATGGAATTTAATTTATAGATGAAAATATATGTTTATTTATATTTTTCTCATTCACGCTAGAACGCAACTTCTAGCGCAGTCTTATTCTCACGAACAGACCTCTCATGCTTTCACATGAGCGTAGACTATATCTTCAACTGGACTGATGCCTAGTTGCCACATTTTTCTTCCGCCCTTAGCTTGCGGTTTTACTCTCCCTCAAGGAGATAGTCGTTGAAGGTCTTCCTTATCTGTTACCAGACTTAGGACTTTCCCTGCTAAACATCCATTGTTACCGTACTTAGGACTAACGTTTTCTAAAGTTCACTATTTTATATCTTAGATACTGATTAGCTTTTGTTTCACCATATACTATCCTTGTTGTTTTTTCTGCTTTCGCACCACTCAGCTTACCGTTTCCAGTTACTGTTTCGGTCACAAGGCTTTAGGAGTTAAAAGCATTTAACGTGGAGTCTGCACCAATCACTTGATACAGAGGGTATGCTGTTAATATATAAATTTATTGTAACAGGTTCGTTACCCAATATTCGATTTCATTACGTGTTTGCCAATCGGTAGGGATACCTTGGCGTCTGGCAACGGTATAATTAAAGCGTCGTGTTTTCACGTGGAAGGGTAAATCATAACTACGACTGACATTTTGTTTACCAAAAACGCGTTTAAAGGTTGGCGATGAAGCTAAAATGAGTCCATTCGCATTATCGGCGCGGCTCATGACACATAGAGAGGTTTTTAATGGGTGTAATCCTCTTTCTACACACTCCACACTGGCATAAAACGACTTCATATCGATAAAAGCAATATCGGAAGTGGGTTCAAGTGTATAGTCGATGTATCCCATAACTAACGCTCCACTGGCATGAAATTCCCAACAATTTTTCCGATGACACGCGGCTCTTCTTCATAAGGAGCGAATTTATCAGCATATTTTTTATTTAGGGACACCAAGCGTAATCCGTTTTCTTCGCGATATACTTTTTTCAAATACGTTTGGCCATCCCAAACGACAGCATAGATTGCACCATCGTAATCAAAGCCACCATCTTTAATTAAGGCAACCGAGCCATTTAAATATTTAGGCTCCATGGAATCTCCAAAAATCCAGGATGCAATATCATAATCAATTTGTTCATCAAAATAGACGACATCATAATTGCGGTCATCTAATGCAGTATATCCGGTACCAGCGGATAATTTTTCATAAACATGGTACTCAAAGAGTGGTGCAGCGGGTATTGATTCTTCGCGTAACTGTTCATCTAAAGTATGGCGTGTGTAGTGTAAAACATTGTGTTGATTAGATTCATTGAGTTGCAAATACAAGTCAACAATCTCGTGTTCTGATTGAAAATAAGACGGCGTGACGTGCAGTAGTTGCGCTAACTTTTCTAAATTCTTTTGATTGGGTTGTGTATTATTATTTTCCCAGTTAAAGTAGGAAGCACGGCTAATATTGAGCAACTGCGCCAACTCGGCTTGCTTATATCCTGCTTCCATTCTCTTTTTACGTAATTGTTCTCCTGAAAACATTGAATCACCTCATTTGTTATTTTATAAACTAACAAAAGTATAATACAAAATTGATGTCGTGGCAAGTACTCTGGTTGTAAAAAACGAATGCCCACACATTAGGTGGCGCATTCGTCTATAATGAGAACTTTTTTATTTTGAGACTATTAATTCTTTTCCGACGAGAAAGTTATTTTCCCAAGTCTGTTTGGGTTTTAAATGTTGTTGAGCAAATTGAATAATCCATCCATGCAAAGCGCCCCATTGTTCAACAGACAACGTACCGTTTGTTTCAGCAAACTCTTTAACAGCAGCATATGTTAGTGGCACCGGTGCGTTTAATTTGTCGAATAAACGCCGTGCATAGGTATCGGCGATAAATACAGGTTTTTTGAAGGCGTAGAGTAAAATCGCATCCGCTGTTTCAGGTCCAATGCCGCGTTGTTTGAGCAAGGTTTGCCGCAGCTGTGAACCGTATTGGCGCTGAATCGCATCAAAGTTATCTTGATGCAAAGCTAGCCAATCAAAAAATGCTAGGATATTGTGTGATTTATTTTGCTGAAAACCACTTGAATGAATAAGTGTTATTAGTTCAGACTGTGATAGTGCACGAATTTTATCAGGTAAAAAGGCGGTGTGTTCTCGAAGACGCGCTAATGATTTTTCGGTATTTGACCAGGTAGTATTTTGTACGAGAATGGCACCAATCACCATTTCATAGACAGTGTCAAAAGGCCACCACTGCTCATGGGATGCCATGCCATATTCCTGTTCAAAAAGATTAAATAATTGATTAAATGTTAGTTGAATCATGAGGGTAACTCCTTGTAATCTTTTATAGTATAGGGATACTTAGCACGCTTATGTAAGTTCTAAGGAATTGAAATGGCTCTACTTCGCAACACTCATACGTTTCTACGATTGCTGCTTCAGCGGTTCGAGGCGGAATGCTTTCTCTCCAGTGGTTCAAGTCAGAATACCGTCGCTCGCACGGTGTTTTAAGTGAATAGCACCCACAATAAGCAGACAGTTGCTAGAACAATCCACGTTAAGCCGCCGATAATTAAGGGTTTCCTAGCGGACTGGAATAATTGGCGTAAATGAGTTGTTAAGCCGATGCCAGCTAATGCGGCAGTCATCAGTACTTTAGCGCCTAATTTCAACCATTGAATGAGTATGTCGGGTAATAAATTGGTGGCGCGAATTAAGATAGCGATAATAAACCAAATAATAAAAGTAGGGATAATTTTACGCACGGTTTTCCATTGAAAGGGCTGGTTCTTCAAGCGGAAAAAGATAAAACTTAAACAAGTCGGAATAATCATCAGTGTCCGTACCAGTTTGACAACTGTTGCCACTTCACCAGCTTGTTCGCTATAGGTAAATCCAGCAGCGACAACAGAGGAAGTATCATTAATTGCTGTTCCGGCCCATAGTCCAAAGTCAGCACTCGATAACTGTAACCAACGACCGATAACAGGGAAAATAAATAATCCCAGTAAATTAAAGAAAAAGATTGTTGAAAGGGATAGAGCAATGTCTTCATCATCTGCTTCTAAGATTGGAGCTGCTGATGCAATTGCCGAACCGCCACAAATCGCTGTACCGATGCCGACTAATAGGCGAATATTTTGTGAGGCATGCATTTTTTTACCGAGCAACCACGCAACAACGAGCGCTAAAGGAACGGTTAAAATAATCATACTTAAAGTTTCGCCGCCGAGTAAAATAAACGAACGTAAGGATAAGGTGAACCCGAGTAAGACGATACTAATTTTAAGGAGTTTACCACTTGATTTTTTAATATAAGCTAAATCAAGATGTGTTCCGAGAGGAGAATGAGTCACGATGATACCGGTAATCATTGCTAGCATTGAAGGACCGATAATGGGTAATAATAAACCTAACCCGTAGGCAACGAGCGTGATGATTCCTAATGTTAGTGCAGAAAAATATTTTGATGACATAGTCAATGCTCCTTTTTTGGTTCGCAGGGCTGAGTTGGCGTTTACTTCGCACAGGACCCAAGCGTTTAAATATATGAGTAATCAAATCTAATGCTTCTATTGTCATACAACCGAGTGGATTTTGCAAGGGGCTAAAAATTAATAAGGCATTTTTAAAAGCCATCCAAATGAGGCGAACATTAGGTGTTTTCTCAAAAAAAGCGTATAATCGTATTGAATTACTGCAGGCTATAGCCTTGCTGTGTAATGATTATACTCATGGAGGAGTTTTAATACATGTCGACGTATCACGTACGCTCTGCCAATGAAAGTGATATTGGCAGCATTCAACAAATTTATCAACATTATGTTTTACATTCTACAGCGACCGCAGAGTTTGTCGTGCCGAGTGAAGCAGTGATGTTGGAGCGATATCAAGCGGTTATAGCAGCAGGATTTCCATATGTTGTTGCTGAAGACGAGCATTATCATATTATCGGTTATGCCTATGCATCTGCTTTTTCAGAGCGTGAAGCTTTTCGTTTTTCAACGAGTTATAGTGTCTATTTAGCGCCACATGCCTCTGGAAATGGTGTCGCTAGCGCTTTGTTGCAAGCGATAGAGGACGCTTTGCGTCAAAAAGAGACGCGCCATTTAGTTGCGCTGGTATCAGGAGATAATGAAGCGAGTCTTCGCTTCCATCAGCGTCATCAGTTTCAACAAATTGGCTGTTTTCCAGAAGCGATGCATAAATTCGACCGTTGGATTGATTTATTATGGTTGCATAAAGAGTTATAAATAAGGTAAGAGAACAGGTGCGCTGACTTGAGCCACTAGAAAACATAATGCAAGAGCGGATGTTCAGTCGCAAACCACTGGAGCAGAATTCGTAGAAGCGCCCGGGCGCTTCAAGAGCAATGCGAAGTGGAGCCGAGGCAGTCCGAGCGAGTAGGAATAAACCATACTAGCGAGCATCGCACAAAAGGATTTTGAAAAGTATATGTCAGGTTAAAGTAAGCGAACCAGAATTTAGGAGGCAATATGCTAACAATAAAAAAGTGGCAACAGAGAAAGATTTAGCACAATTATACACCGTGATTAGTGAGATTTGGCCAGAAGTATTTACACCAATTATTGGAGCGCAACAAGTAGCGTATATGTTAGAACATTATCAGTCTGTAGATGCTATTCAAACAGAAATAGCACGAGGCGCGCATTACTATTTGCTATTACATGAAGATGAAGTAGTTGGTTACACCGCGTACGAAAATCAAGTAGAAAAACTATATTTGAGCAAACTCTATATTCGCCAATCATTGCGTGGTAAAGGTTATATGTCTCAGTTGTTTGATTGGTATGAACAACTTAGCGAAGGTAAAACGCTGTATTTGAATGTGAATCAAGGAAATAAATTAGCGATTCAAGTCTATGAACATCGTGGTTTCAAACGCGTTGGCGAACGTTATGGGGATATTGGTGAAGGCTATGTAATGAATGATTATGTATATGAATTATCTTTAAAAAATAACGCTTTAAATCCATAGAAGGCGGATTCTAAATATGGTATGATTAAGTAGTAGAAGTAAATCTATAAAAGAGGGTGAGAGTATTGAAATGGGAAGATGTTAGACAAAGTAAAAATGTTCAAGATAGACGTAATCAAAGTAATAATACACGCTACAACAATCCAACAGGACGTATACCAAGAGGGTCCGGTGGAGGCCTAGGTGGTAATTTGTTATGGCTGTTACTTGCTAGAACATCAGGTAAAACCAAATTGTTATTATTAGGATTATTCCTATTATTTAGTGTATTGGGTTCTAATGGTTTGTTTTCAAATATGGGTAATAGCACCATTTATAATCAGCAAATCACACCATCGCAGGAAGTGAGTGTCAATCGTTCGACGAATAGTCAAAGTGCACGTCCTACTGACAAAGATGTTGCCTTTTTCTCCGCAGTACTTGCGACGACGGAAGATTATTGGCATGAAAAATTTGCAGAAAAAGGCATGAAATACCGCGAACCACAGCTGGTTATTTATTCTGATCGCGTTTCAACAGCCTGTGGATTAGGCTCAGCGCAAGCAGGGCCATTTTACTGTCCAGGAGATGAGACCGTATATGTAGATTTAAAATTTTATCGTGATTTAACGACAAAATATAATGCACCAGGAGATTTTGCGATGGCCTATGTGATTGCTCATGAAGTGGGGCACCATGTACAAGTGTTAACAGGTACGATGGATGCGTTTACGCGGGCTAAGCAACGGGCGACAACCAAAGAAGCCAATGCCTTAACAGTACGTTTAGAATTACAAGCGGATTATTATGCAGGTGCATGGGCGAAATATGTAGATCAACAAAAATTATTAGAAGTTGGCGATATCGAAGAAGCGTTACGCGCTGCGCACGCCGTCGGAGACGATACATTACAAAAAGAAAATTATGGATACGTCGTCCCGGATAGCTTTACACATGGTTCGTCTGAACAACGTCAGACATGGTTCTATCGCGGTTATCAATACAGTGATTTTGAACACGGGGATACATTTAATAGTGATATCTAATCAAGTTAAAGAATAGTCAATACGTCTTCAACCAATAAAGGAATAAGACGATTAGAGGGAGCAGTTAGTAGGATGGATAGAAGTCTTCAACAAAAATTATGGAAAATATCGTTTGTGCTGTTGGTACTATTGATAGTTACAATAGCTGGATTGTTTATATGGCAATATGTCATATTGGATAATCAAACAATGGCACAACAAACACAGGGAGCGCTAGCGCAGACATATTTTGATGAAGACCAAACCGTGATAAAAGGGGATTTATCAGCAGGTGACATTAATAAATTAGTCAATGGCGCCAATCAATTGGAATCGATAAAATACAAGCCATTAAAGAAAAAAGTTGCCAAAGCAGCAGCACAATACAAAGAATTAGCGCTTATCAACCATTTAGTTAAAGACATACCGACGGATATTATGGCTTTGGAA
The genomic region above belongs to Aerococcaceae bacterium zg-1292 and contains:
- a CDS encoding helix-turn-helix transcriptional regulator, encoding MFSGEQLRKKRMEAGYKQAELAQLLNISRASYFNWENNNTQPNQKNLEKLAQLLHVTPSYFQSEHEIVDLYLQLNESNQHNVLHYTRHTLDEQLREESIPAAPLFEYHVYEKLSAGTGYTALDDRNYDVVYFDEQIDYDIASWIFGDSMEPKYLNGSVALIKDGGFDYDGAIYAVVWDGQTYLKKVYREENGLRLVSLNKKYADKFAPYEEEPRVIGKIVGNFMPVER
- a CDS encoding serine hydrolase gives rise to the protein MARRFFHLLITVCIIVITILPNHSAYAAENKNYDTKYAVNGKSFEQIISETVKELGYNTDNVSIAYYDFLNEEHHYLNEWQPMLAASTSKVGTAALYTNLISDGYLTPDTQIPYNEALFEEGGGNITNGDIQASYPISDLIYEMLHNSDNTAWNLLTDYYYRNFGNYHEDLLLFSGADIDDMSLYEFNMVNARVLEGILIRVGSSKIYDDIVDIMMDSQEDWLMKRYVNENMAAKYGHLDAYFHDIGLFYQNGQPAYALVIMTNDLSLDAAGVESEFFGLINFRINKWFQQKHPMTARQ
- a CDS encoding deoxyribonuclease I encodes the protein MIQLTFNQLFNLFEQEYGMASHEQWWPFDTVYEMVIGAILVQNTTWSNTEKSLARLREHTAFLPDKIRALSQSELITLIHSSGFQQNKSHNILAFFDWLALHQDNFDAIQRQYGSQLRQTLLKQRGIGPETADAILLYAFKKPVFIADTYARRLFDKLNAPVPLTYAAVKEFAETNGTLSVEQWGALHGWIIQFAQQHLKPKQTWENNFLVGKELIVSK
- a CDS encoding putative sulfate exporter family transporter; its protein translation is MSSKYFSALTLGIITLVAYGLGLLLPIIGPSMLAMITGIIVTHSPLGTHLDLAYIKKSSGKLLKISIVLLGFTLSLRSFILLGGETLSMIILTVPLALVVAWLLGKKMHASQNIRLLVGIGTAICGGSAIASAAPILEADDEDIALSLSTIFFFNLLGLFIFPVIGRWLQLSSADFGLWAGTAINDTSSVVAAGFTYSEQAGEVATVVKLVRTLMIIPTCLSFIFFRLKNQPFQWKTVRKIIPTFIIWFIIAILIRATNLLPDILIQWLKLGAKVLMTAALAGIGLTTHLRQLFQSARKPLIIGGLTWIVLATVCLLWVLFT
- a CDS encoding neutral zinc metallopeptidase; translation: MKWEDVRQSKNVQDRRNQSNNTRYNNPTGRIPRGSGGGLGGNLLWLLLARTSGKTKLLLLGLFLLFSVLGSNGLFSNMGNSTIYNQQITPSQEVSVNRSTNSQSARPTDKDVAFFSAVLATTEDYWHEKFAEKGMKYREPQLVIYSDRVSTACGLGSAQAGPFYCPGDETVYVDLKFYRDLTTKYNAPGDFAMAYVIAHEVGHHVQVLTGTMDAFTRAKQRATTKEANALTVRLELQADYYAGAWAKYVDQQKLLEVGDIEEALRAAHAVGDDTLQKENYGYVVPDSFTHGSSEQRQTWFYRGYQYSDFEHGDTFNSDI
- a CDS encoding N-acetyltransferase, which encodes MSTYHVRSANESDIGSIQQIYQHYVLHSTATAEFVVPSEAVMLERYQAVIAAGFPYVVAEDEHYHIIGYAYASAFSEREAFRFSTSYSVYLAPHASGNGVASALLQAIEDALRQKETRHLVALVSGDNEASLRFHQRHQFQQIGCFPEAMHKFDRWIDLLWLHKEL
- a CDS encoding GNAT family N-acetyltransferase; the encoded protein is MLEHYQSVDAIQTEIARGAHYYLLLHEDEVVGYTAYENQVEKLYLSKLYIRQSLRGKGYMSQLFDWYEQLSEGKTLYLNVNQGNKLAIQVYEHRGFKRVGERYGDIGEGYVMNDYVYELSLKNNALNP
- a CDS encoding DNA polymerase is translated as MGLYIERNLQIQSVLENFAPRDEILPYSIDEGFIDLTRSLDYFERNLDESRRERLDKLSRKIQIAIWNATGIYSTVGMSNANPLLAKLALDNEAKKNATMRANWSYEDVESKVWNIKQMTDFWGIGKRTEVRLNKLKIYSIRDLANANPDVLQHHLGVIGLQLWFHANGVDESNVLEPYRPKAKGLGNSQILPKNYYRQKDIEVVLAEMAEQVAIRIRRIHKKTTNVAIYIGYADKEKSLRAQITIDPTQQTKVLVNHVLTLFRKHYNGHGVRSIGIRYAGLIDEQYTYYTLWDDPDEIKRTERLERTIDTIRQRFGGLAVQKATSLLENSRVRTRSQLIGGHSAGGLDGLN